One stretch of Niallia sp. XMNu-256 DNA includes these proteins:
- a CDS encoding permease, giving the protein MKLDTTHTTKDNTDSNNGEDYSLDRVPRDKRIMGWLSITNITFGIATAIFYFQMGSVMALKYGALNAIISAVYAILVAGILSTYIAYLSAKSGMSVNLLSRGGGFGYIGASLTSFIYATNFIMYCALEGMILVAAVHHFLPIIPEWVLIVFFGSIVIPLNWFGIKQLDKLQKWSLPIFFIFLIAAIIMNLITPSVYEGNFWTYLPDGVQVGGTALLFCIGMQHGIMGLTPLLATDYARFLKPKDTKIGIFAIGFIPQIFCFGVMGGLGIWFGIRQGEPNPGVYIVLLLGVWGALFTMLTQIRINVTNIYSGSLSLASFFENIFNFTPGRRVWVVVTGVSAIFLMLGGIVNHLELAMTFQGVFLLTWAAILVTDAVLIKKILKIGPGYYEARQSYLHKWNPVGVGSLIIASGLGTIAALGFMGEFLRSTAAFFASILAAIITLIIAVYTKGRYYVIEEANDIPKEDYIR; this is encoded by the coding sequence ATGAAGTTGGATACTACCCATACAACTAAAGACAATACAGATTCCAACAATGGTGAGGACTACTCCTTAGATAGAGTTCCTCGCGACAAAAGGATTATGGGATGGCTTAGTATTACAAATATTACTTTTGGTATCGCTACGGCTATTTTTTACTTTCAAATGGGCAGTGTTATGGCACTAAAATACGGAGCATTAAATGCAATTATCTCTGCTGTTTATGCTATTCTTGTTGCTGGTATCCTAAGCACATACATTGCTTATCTTTCAGCTAAATCCGGTATGAGCGTCAATCTACTTTCAAGAGGTGGTGGATTTGGTTATATCGGAGCATCTTTAACCTCATTTATTTATGCGACTAATTTTATTATGTATTGTGCATTAGAAGGAATGATTCTTGTAGCAGCAGTACACCATTTTTTACCTATTATTCCAGAATGGGTGCTAATCGTCTTTTTTGGATCCATCGTAATTCCTCTCAATTGGTTTGGAATTAAGCAATTAGATAAATTACAGAAATGGTCATTACCCATATTTTTTATATTTTTAATAGCTGCTATAATAATGAATTTAATCACCCCCTCCGTATACGAAGGTAACTTCTGGACTTATCTGCCGGATGGAGTTCAGGTGGGCGGAACAGCATTGTTATTTTGTATCGGAATGCAGCATGGAATTATGGGACTAACTCCACTTCTAGCCACTGATTATGCCCGCTTTTTGAAACCAAAGGATACGAAAATTGGCATCTTTGCTATTGGATTTATTCCTCAAATATTTTGTTTTGGCGTCATGGGAGGACTTGGGATTTGGTTTGGTATTCGTCAAGGAGAGCCAAACCCAGGTGTCTACATTGTACTTCTACTTGGTGTGTGGGGAGCATTATTTACGATGCTAACTCAAATTAGAATTAATGTTACAAATATTTATAGTGGTTCTTTATCTCTAGCTTCGTTCTTTGAAAATATTTTTAATTTCACACCAGGACGACGCGTTTGGGTAGTTGTAACAGGTGTTTCAGCAATTTTCTTAATGCTTGGTGGTATTGTAAATCACTTGGAATTAGCGATGACCTTCCAAGGTGTTTTCCTCTTAACCTGGGCTGCAATTCTTGTAACAGATGCTGTTCTTATTAAAAAAATCCTAAAAATTGGTCCAGGCTATTACGAAGCTAGACAATCATACTTGCATAAATGGAATCCTGTAGGTGTCGGATCATTAATCATTGCTAGTGGCCTAGGAACCATAGCGGCATTAGGGTTTATGGGAGAATTTTTACGAAGCACTGCTGCTTTTTTTGCTTCGATATTAGCTGCAATAATCACACTCATTATAGCTGTCTATACAAAAGGAAGATACTACGTTATAGAAGAAGCTAACGATATTCCGAAAGAGGATTATATAAGGTAA